In Ipomoea triloba cultivar NCNSP0323 chromosome 15, ASM357664v1, one genomic interval encodes:
- the LOC116006200 gene encoding kinesin-like protein KIN-5B — translation MASLTPDVTRKSRAGMSPSPAPFYTPRPERRRPDSRGSENNRFDKDREVNVQVILRCRPLDESELKLNVPRVITCNENRREVTVSQNVANKQLDRVFTFDKVFGPKAQQRSIYDQAISPIVNEVLEGYNCTVFAYGQTGTGKTYTMEGGTMNKVGELPVEAGVIPRAVRQIFDTLEAQNADYSMKVTFLELYNEEITDLLASEEPSKYLEDKQKKSVSLLEDGKGCVIVRGLEEEVVYSANDIYNLLERGAAKRRTADTLLNKHSSRSHSIFSITVHVKETSIGDEELVKCGKLNLVDLAGSENISRSGAREGRAREAGEINKSLLTLGRVIYALVEHSAHIPYRDSKLTRLLRDSLGGKTKTCIIATISPSANCLEETLSTLDYAYRAKNIKNKPEVNQKMSKTMLLKDLYQEIERMKQDVRAAREKNGVYIPHERFLQDEAEKKAKNGKIEQLENDLDVSEKQVDKFRELYYTEQEEKLSFKSELKDCKINLEKSNSALQDLQENYYIAVSTLKEKDVTITKLLHSENRLIGCAKELRESLHNASNDVTSLFARLDEKDSLEEKNRSLLRAFGSQLDESLKDLQKIILGSVSQQQQQMIFMDEYISSFLASKCNVTKVMESKIAKMMEMHASGIAELKVIVDTLQQRSSSDLEQMKSNISSQATTLEDFILIASMEAKDVISDMQNFLNDQRQILAFSAQQQREGLHRSMLSAQTISQATANFFDDLHQRASELMTFLEDSKIDKIDQLQKFEKSFKEEALKEEKAAAEKIGAILAALTAKKTVMVSEMSRNIQNSSVEENKRLHQELSGFQQVSVNAKKELNGYVEKVKNNFVEDTFASAESRVTLDNCLQECTNKVDHFNQQWENTTLGVNKLTKDSLAETESVVQTKTAALHGAHEEFISASSSMHATFNQCSHDLLTSVNDSLMKDRESKKEINSMSTTCSTQLNSMQQTHGEFLSNIQNRTEQCLQNVCKADQNADRTPKKREIRIPSIASIEEMATPISEINLENRSKQSGANGKIQQDLKGASPNRTPFTNVN, via the exons ATGGCGTCGTTGACTCCAGACGTTACCCGTAAATCGAGGGCCGGAATGTCACCGTCTCCGGCGCCGTTCTACACCCCCAGACCAGAAAGGCGACGACCTGACTCGAGAGGATCGGAGAACAATCGGTTTGACAAAGACAGAGAGGTTAACGTCCAGGTTATCCTCAGATGCAg ACCATTAGATGAGAGTGAGCTGAAGCTAAATGTCCCGAGGGTCATAACTTGTAACGAGAATCGAAGGGAAGTCACTGTCTCTCAAAATGTAGCTAACAAGCAACTAGATCGGGTTTTCACCTTTGACAAG GTCTTTGGTCCCAAGGCTCAACAGAGATCAATATATGATCAAGCTATTTCCCCCATTGTTAATGAAGTTCTTGAGGGCTATAATTGCACCGTGTTTGCATACGGACAGACAGGTACAGGCAAAACATATACGATGGAGGGAGGAACGATGAATAAG GTTGGAGAATTGCCTGTTGAAGCAGGTGTTATTCCAAGAGCAGTTCGCCAAATCTTTGATACACTTGAAGCACAAAATGCTGACTATAGCATGAAAGTAACATTTCTGGAACTATATAATGAAGAAATAACTGATCTGCTGGCTTCAGAAGAGCCATCAAAATATTTAGAAGATAAGCAAAAGAAATCTGTCTCTTTGTTGGAGGATGGAAAAGGTTGTGTTATTGTAAGAGGACTTGAAGAAGAAGTCGTGTACAGTGCTAATGACATTTACAATCTTTTGGAACGAGGGGCTGCTAAAAGGCGCACTGCAGACACCCTATTAAACAAGCATAGCAG CCGTTCTCATTCTATATTTAGCATAACTGTTCATGTAAAAGAAACATCTATTGGTGATGAGGAGCTTGTAAAGTGTGGCAAGTTAAACCTTGTTGATTTGGCAGGATCAGAAAATATATCTCGTTCAGGTGCCAGGGAG GGTCGTGCAAGAGAAGCTGGAGAGATAAACAAAAGTTTACTTACCTTGGGCCGTGTCATATATGCATTGGTTGAGCATTCAGCTCACATTCCTTACAG GGACAGTAAGCTTACAAGGCTTTTGCGGGACTCTTtaggaggaaaaacaaaaacttgTATCATTGCGACAATTTCACCATCTGCTAATTGTCTGGAAGAAACCTTAAGCACATTGGACTATGCATACCGTgctaaaaacattaaaaataagcCAGAG GTAAACCAAAAGATGTCCAAAACCATGCTGCTTAAAGATCTGTACCAGGAAATAGAAAGGATGAAACAAG ATGTTCGAGCTGCAAGGGAGAAGAATGGGGTTTATATTCCACATGAAAGATTTTTGCAGGATGAAGCTGAAAAGAAG GCAAAGAATGGGAAGATTGAGCAGTTGGAGAATGATCTGGATGTTAGTGAGAAG CAAGTTGATAAATTCCGTGAGCTTTATTATACTGAACAAGAAGAGAAGTTGAGCTTCAAAAGTGAACTGAAGGACTGCAAG ATAAATCTAGAAAAGAGTAACAGTGCTTTGCAAGATCTTCAAGAGAATTACTATATTGCTGTTTCAACACTCAAGGAAAAGGATGTTACTATAACCAAACTGTTACATTCAG AAAATCGTCTTATTGGATGTGCAAAGGAGCTAAGGGAAAGTTTGCACAATGCATCAAATGATGTAACTTCCCTCTTTGCAAGATTAG ATGAGAAAGATagtttggaagaaaaaaatcGAAGTTTGCTCCGAGCATTTGGTTCACAACTAGATGAAAGCTTAAAGGACCTGCAAAAAATCATCCTGGGGTCAGTTTCCCAACAGCAGCAGCAAATGATATTCATGGATGAGTACATCAGCTCATTTCTTGCTAGTAAATGCaat GTGACTAAGGTCATGGAATCAAAGATCGCAAAAATGATGGAGATGCATGCTTCGGGAATTGCAGAACTGAAAGTAATTGTTGACACACTACAACAGAGATCTTCTTCAGACCTGGAACAAATGAAATCAAATATATCATCTCAAGCTACTACACTTGAAGAT TTTATCCTAATTGCTTCCATGGAGGCAAAGGATGTTATAAGCGATATGCAGAACTTTCTCAATGATCAAAGACAAATCCTTGCATTCTCTGCTCAACAACAGCGAGAG GGACTGCATCGAAGTATGCTTTCAGCACAGACAATTTCACAGGCAACAGCCAACTTCTTTGATGACCTCCATCAACGTGCCTCGGAACTCATGACATTTCTTGAAGATAGCAAAATTGATAAGATTGACCAGTTACAAAAATTTGAGAAGTCATTCAAG GAAGAGGCTCTTAAAGAAGAAAAGGCAGCTGCAGAAAAAATTGGTGCAATACTGGCAGCTCTAACTGCAAAGAAAACCGTCATG GTGTCAGAAATGTCAAGAAACATTCAGAACTCAAGTGTGGAAGAGAATAAGAGATTGCATCAAGAGTTGTCCGGTTTCCAGCAAGTCTCAGTAAATGCAAAGAAAGAATTGAATGGATACGTAGAAAAGGTGAAAAACAATTTCGTGGAAGACACATTTGCATCAGCAGAAAGTAGAGTGACATTGGACAACTGTCTGCAAGAGTG CACAAACAAAGTTGATCACTTTAATCAACAATGGGAGAACACCACGCTTGGAGTTAATAAGCTCACCAAGGATAGTCTCGCAGAGACAGAATCTGTTGTGCA GACAAAAACTGCTGCATTACATGGTGCGCACGAGGAATTCATCTCCGCATCCTCATCAATGCATGCAACATTTAACCAGTGTAGCCATGATTTGCTGACTTCAGTTAATG ATTCTCTGATGAAGGACAGGGAAAGTAAGAAGGAAATCAATTCAATGTCTACCACATGCTCAACTCAACTTAACTCAATGCAACAAACCCATGGTGAATTCTTATCAAATATCCAGAATAGAACAGAGCAGTGCCTTCAAAATGTCTGCAAG GCTGATCAAAATGCTGATAGGACTCCAAAGAAACGCGAGATACGAATTCCCAGCATTGCATCCATTGAGGAAATGGCAACACCAATCTCCGAGATCAACTTAGAAAACCGATCAAAACAGAGTGGTGCTAATGGCAAGATTCAACAGGATCTGAAGGGTGCTTCACCAAACAGAACTCCATTCACAAATGTCAATTGA
- the LOC116007067 gene encoding serine/threonine-protein kinase AFC1-like isoform X1: METQRIMEFPRRNMDKRSRKRPRLTWDVPPAIPLPAKVLPPIYCRQDFANGAVFNYAYSSIYYKGIPNTGSPPWRADDKDGHYVFAIGENLTPRYRILSKMGEGTFGQVLECLDNERKELVAIKVVRSIHKYRDAAMIEIDVLQKLARHDIGGKRGFILCSCVQIRNWFDYRNHICIVFEKLGPSLYDYLRKNSYRSFPIDLVREFGRQLLESVAFMHDLRLIHTDLKPENILLVSSEYIKVPDYKFLSRPAKDGSYFKNLPKSSAIKLIDFGSTTFEHQDHSYVVSTRHYRAPEVILGLGWNYPCDMWSVGCILVELCSGEALFQTHENLEHLAMMERVLGPLPQHMIMRADRRAEKYFKRGGARLDWPEGAASGDSMRAVWKLPRLQNLIMQHVDHSAGDLIDLLQGLMRYEPAERLKAREALRHPFFTRDLRRCGL, encoded by the exons atgGAGACGCAGAGAATTATGGAATTTCCTCGTCGGAATATGGACAAGCGATCTCGAAAACGACCTCGTTTAACGTGGGACGTACCTCCTGCCATTCCTCTTCCTGCAAAG GTCCTTCCACCAATATACTGTAGGCAAGATTTTGCAAATGGAGCAGTTTTTAATTATGCTTATTCTTCTATATATTACAAAGGGATCCCTAACACTGGATCCCCACCTTGGAGGGCAGATGATAAAGATGGACATTATGTGTTTGCCATTGGAGAGAACCTTACTCCTCGTT ATAGGATACTGAGCAAGATGGGTGAAG GGACCTTTGGACAAGTCCTGGAATGTCTGGACAATGAAAGGAAGGAGCTTGTGGCAATCAAAGTGGTTCGTTCAATACACAAGTATAGGGATGCTGCTATGATTGAGATTGATGTTCTACAGAAACTTGCCAGGCATGATATTGGTGGCAAACG TGGTTTTATTCTTTGCAGTTGTGTGCAAATTCGGAATTGGTTTGACTATCGTAATCATATATGTATT GTTTTTGAGAAGCTTGGTCCAAGCTTATATGATTATCTACGCAAAAACAGCTATCGTTCATTTCCAATTGATCTTGTGCGGGAGTTTGGAAGACAACTTTTGGAGTCTGTAGCAT TTATGCATGATCTGCGGTTGATCCACACTGATCTGAAGCCAGAAAATATTCTCCTTGTATCGTCAGAATATATTAAAGTACCAGATTACAAG TTCCTATCACGACCTGCAAAAGATGGTTCCTACTTCAAGAACTTACCCAAGTCAAGTGCTATTAAGCTTATTGACTTTGGCAGTACTACATTTGAACATCAAGATCATAGTTATGTGGTTTCAACTCGTCATTACCGTGCTCCTGAGGTTATCTTGG GTCTTGGATGGAACTATCCCTGTGATATGTGGAGTGTAGGTTGCATTCTTGTTGAACTGTGTTCT GGTGAGGCTCTTTTCCAGACACATGAGAACTTGGAACATCTTGCTATGATGGAGCGAGTATTAGGTCCTTTGCCTCAACATATGATTATGAGAGCTGA CCGTCGTGCTGAGAAATATTTCAAAAGAGGTGGTGCAAGGCTGGACTGGCCAGAGGGTGCAGCTTCAGGTGACAGTATGCGAGCAGTTTGGAAATTGCCCCGTCTTCAG aaccTCATCATGCAGCATGTGGACCATTCTGCGGGGGATCTTATTGATCTCTTGCAAGGGCTGATGCGCTATGAGCCAGCAGAGCGGCTCAAAGCAAGGGAAGCTCTGAGGCACCCTTTCTTCACCAGAGACCTGAGAAGGTGTGGTCTGTAA
- the LOC116007067 gene encoding serine/threonine-protein kinase AFC1-like isoform X2 — METQRIMEFPRRNMDKRSRKRPRLTWDVPPAIPLPAKVLPPIYCRQDFANGAVFNYAYSSIYYKGIPNTGSPPWRADDKDGHYVFAIGENLTPRYRILSKMGEGTFGQVLECLDNERKELVAIKVVRSIHKYRDAAMIEIDVLQKLARHDIGGKRCVQIRNWFDYRNHICIVFEKLGPSLYDYLRKNSYRSFPIDLVREFGRQLLESVAFMHDLRLIHTDLKPENILLVSSEYIKVPDYKFLSRPAKDGSYFKNLPKSSAIKLIDFGSTTFEHQDHSYVVSTRHYRAPEVILGLGWNYPCDMWSVGCILVELCSGEALFQTHENLEHLAMMERVLGPLPQHMIMRADRRAEKYFKRGGARLDWPEGAASGDSMRAVWKLPRLQNLIMQHVDHSAGDLIDLLQGLMRYEPAERLKAREALRHPFFTRDLRRCGL; from the exons atgGAGACGCAGAGAATTATGGAATTTCCTCGTCGGAATATGGACAAGCGATCTCGAAAACGACCTCGTTTAACGTGGGACGTACCTCCTGCCATTCCTCTTCCTGCAAAG GTCCTTCCACCAATATACTGTAGGCAAGATTTTGCAAATGGAGCAGTTTTTAATTATGCTTATTCTTCTATATATTACAAAGGGATCCCTAACACTGGATCCCCACCTTGGAGGGCAGATGATAAAGATGGACATTATGTGTTTGCCATTGGAGAGAACCTTACTCCTCGTT ATAGGATACTGAGCAAGATGGGTGAAG GGACCTTTGGACAAGTCCTGGAATGTCTGGACAATGAAAGGAAGGAGCTTGTGGCAATCAAAGTGGTTCGTTCAATACACAAGTATAGGGATGCTGCTATGATTGAGATTGATGTTCTACAGAAACTTGCCAGGCATGATATTGGTGGCAAACG TTGTGTGCAAATTCGGAATTGGTTTGACTATCGTAATCATATATGTATT GTTTTTGAGAAGCTTGGTCCAAGCTTATATGATTATCTACGCAAAAACAGCTATCGTTCATTTCCAATTGATCTTGTGCGGGAGTTTGGAAGACAACTTTTGGAGTCTGTAGCAT TTATGCATGATCTGCGGTTGATCCACACTGATCTGAAGCCAGAAAATATTCTCCTTGTATCGTCAGAATATATTAAAGTACCAGATTACAAG TTCCTATCACGACCTGCAAAAGATGGTTCCTACTTCAAGAACTTACCCAAGTCAAGTGCTATTAAGCTTATTGACTTTGGCAGTACTACATTTGAACATCAAGATCATAGTTATGTGGTTTCAACTCGTCATTACCGTGCTCCTGAGGTTATCTTGG GTCTTGGATGGAACTATCCCTGTGATATGTGGAGTGTAGGTTGCATTCTTGTTGAACTGTGTTCT GGTGAGGCTCTTTTCCAGACACATGAGAACTTGGAACATCTTGCTATGATGGAGCGAGTATTAGGTCCTTTGCCTCAACATATGATTATGAGAGCTGA CCGTCGTGCTGAGAAATATTTCAAAAGAGGTGGTGCAAGGCTGGACTGGCCAGAGGGTGCAGCTTCAGGTGACAGTATGCGAGCAGTTTGGAAATTGCCCCGTCTTCAG aaccTCATCATGCAGCATGTGGACCATTCTGCGGGGGATCTTATTGATCTCTTGCAAGGGCTGATGCGCTATGAGCCAGCAGAGCGGCTCAAAGCAAGGGAAGCTCTGAGGCACCCTTTCTTCACCAGAGACCTGAGAAGGTGTGGTCTGTAA